GCTGTCGGCCGAATTCCTGGTCGACGACGACATCTTCGTTCAAATCTATTCGCCCTGGGTCGCCAATATGAAGGCCGTTGGCATCGATGCCACGATCCGTTTGGTCGATTCGGCACAATATCAGCTGCGGCAGGCGACGTTCGATTTCGACCTGATCTCGGCTGCCTTCAATTTCAGTGCGACGCCGACCCTCGACGATCTCGAAATCATTTTCCATTCCAGCACCGCCAATGCTTCCTATTCGCGCAACCTGCCGGGCACGTCGGACCCGGCGGTCGATTCGCTAGTCGATGCTGTCGGCGCCGCCAAGGATCGCGACAACCTGACCGTCGCGATGCGCGCGCTAGACCGGGTCTTGCGCGCGCGGCTCGATTGGATTCCAAGTTGGTTCCTGGCGAATCACCGAAGCGCCTATTGGGACATGTTCGGTTTTCCTGAACAGAAGCCCGATTTCGGCTTTCCGGTCGAGACGCTGTGGTGGTTCGACAAGGGCAAGGCGGCAAAAATTGGCAAAGCCTGACATTCTCGCGCACGCAGGGCAGACGAACTGATGGGCGCCTACATCCTGCGCCGCATCCTGCTGATGATCCCGACCCTGTTCGGCATCATGGCGATATCCTTCGCCGTCATCCAGTTCGCGCCAGGCGGCCCGGTCGAGCAGATCATCGCCAAGCTGACCAACCAGGGCGGCAGCGATCGTCTGGGCGGTGGCGGTGGCGATACGGGCGGCAGCAATTTCGACGTCGCCGGCGACGTCGGTTCGAAATACCGGGGCGCACAGGGCCTCGACCCGGAATTCATCAAGAAACTCGAGAAGCAGTTCGGCTTCGACAAGCCGCCGCTCGAACGCTTCGGCATGATGCTGTGGAACTATTCCCGTTTCGATTTCGGCAACAGCTATTTTCGCGATATCTCGGTGCTCGACCTGATCCTCGAGAAGATGCCGGTTTCGATTTCGATAGGGCTGTGGATCACGCTGCTCTCCTATCTGATTTCGATCCCGCTCGGCATCCGCAAGGCGGTCAAGGATGGTTCGGCGTTCGATGTGTGGACCAGCGGCGTCGTCATCGTCGGCTATGCCATTCCCGGCTTCCTGTTCGCCATCCTTTTGATGATCCTGTTTGCCGGCGGCTCGTTCTGGGACTGGTTTCCGTTGCGCGGCATCGTCTCGGACAATTGGGACCAGCTGTCCTGGCCGGCGAAGATCCTCGACTATTTCTGGCATATGACCTTGCCGCTGACAGCCCTGGTCCTGTCAGCCTTCGCCACGACGACGCTTTTGACCAAGAACTCCTTCCTCGAGGAAATCCGCAAGCAGTATGTGGTCACCGCGCGCGCCAAGGGCTTGTCTGAACGGCAGGTGCTCTACGGCCATGTGTTCCGCAATGCCATGCTGATCGTCATCGCCGGCTTTCCCGGCGCCTTCATTTCGGCCTTCTTCACGGGCTCGCTGTTGATCGAGAACATCTTTTCGCTCGACGGCCTCGGCCTGCTCGGCTTCAAGTCGGTGGTCGAGCGCGATTATCCCGTGGTGTTCGCCAACCTTTACATCTTTTCGCTGCTCGGGCTGTTTGTCGGGTTGCTGTCGGACCTGATGTATACCTGGGTCGACCCGCGCATCGATTTCGA
The nucleotide sequence above comes from Mesorhizobium shangrilense. Encoded proteins:
- a CDS encoding microcin C ABC transporter permease YejB; amino-acid sequence: MGAYILRRILLMIPTLFGIMAISFAVIQFAPGGPVEQIIAKLTNQGGSDRLGGGGGDTGGSNFDVAGDVGSKYRGAQGLDPEFIKKLEKQFGFDKPPLERFGMMLWNYSRFDFGNSYFRDISVLDLILEKMPVSISIGLWITLLSYLISIPLGIRKAVKDGSAFDVWTSGVVIVGYAIPGFLFAILLMILFAGGSFWDWFPLRGIVSDNWDQLSWPAKILDYFWHMTLPLTALVLSAFATTTLLTKNSFLEEIRKQYVVTARAKGLSERQVLYGHVFRNAMLIVIAGFPGAFISAFFTGSLLIENIFSLDGLGLLGFKSVVERDYPVVFANLYIFSLLGLFVGLLSDLMYTWVDPRIDFERRDV